The genomic window TCTATAGCTTAATGTTTCTGATTTCGTTGCTGTATTTCCCCTCCGTGCTGCATGCTGCAGTTCCCTCTGAACTTTATTTTACTGTTTGTTTGCAGGAGcaaaaactcaataaattagTCATTGACACCGGAAATGCTAAAGAATTTGAGAGACCATTCAGGTTTAATCCAAAGTCAAATGAGCTTGTCGAACAGAACCCCTTTAAAAGTCAATCTGGCGATTCTAAGCCTTCGCAATCAGATCGTGCCCCAAATCCTTTTAACAGCAGTTCATCCTCAGAGGAAATGCAGAAGCCCTAAACTACTCAATATTAATATCATTTGTCAAATATGTTTATTCTGCCACATACGATGGATTTTTTTAGTCTTACCATACAGATCTGGATATTTGCTTGAAATTGCCAGTGAAATTTTGATGTCAATTTACTGTAGTCCAGTTTGTTGTAAAAAACTTAGGTTGGGCTGTGAATAGACCGGTAGGTCTGCAACcgactttattttgtttacacATTCCCATCATAGAATGCTGACCTTAGAGTCCTTACCTGGAAGCTCTGCTCCCAAAATTGGGCACTAGCAGCAATGAATGTTTATGTTTATTGATGTGGTGCATAGAAGCCAGATGGTCTCTGTAAATGTTGTAGTTGTGGTCTTTGGCTTGTAGCTTGCCATCAATTAGAAGATCtcattgattaatttaaatgccGGATTATTCATTTGCAAGTTCTAGTATTTAAACATTCCAATCTCAATATTTCTTTCATGCAAGACATCGCACAGCTGGGGGCCTTTCctttttaaacctaaaaaatgaATGCAAACTAATTAAATCCTAATAAAAACAATCAGCAAATGCTTCAAGTTTTCTGAATCATTCCTTCTTGGCAGCAGCTTGTTTGGCGCCAACCGCAAAGAACTCTGTAATGACTTCAAGAGGCATTCCTTTGGTCTCAGGGACcttcaagaaaacaaagatcCAAGAGATTGCGCACACAACAGCATAAATGCCAAAGATACCGACTAGGCCAATCGAGCTAAGCATCACAGGCAGTGTGTAGGTGACAATGATGTCTCCAATCCAGTAAACCATGGCACAAATGGCAATGCAGAGGCCTCGGACTCTTGTGGGGAAGATCTCTGAGCAGAGGATATTAGGAATTGGTCCATAAGCAGACACAAAACAGCAGATGAATATGATAACACAAGCAGTTAAAATTGCAGCGTTGACGACTGAGCTCACAGTCactagttcaaaaataattaagacGATGAGGGAAAGTATCAGCACAGGAATTGTGGTAAGTAGGAGCGTCCTGAAACAAGGAGAGGAAGAGATTAATAAACATGCAAGTCACAAATAGATCTAAACGTTGATAGACACAACATAACAGCAGGCACCCCCTCCccgtatatataaaaaaagattgtgcGATTCttcttatgaaaataaaaaaggatgttCTCATTCGCCAAAATTTGAACATTACAGCTCTCACTTCAATCTTTGAGTGAGGGGAAACAATGATGCATTGAACAGGTGATGGTACCTCCCAAAACTGAAACTGATCCCTTCGGAATGAAAAGGGATAACAGACAAGTTTCTTTTTTAGGCAACTGGTAGAAGGAAGAGTTTTCTTGTTAGTCTGTTCCAAAACAAAAGATGGAATGAAGAAAGGAAATCACCTTCTCCCCGCGATATCCATGAGCCTCATCGCTACACCTATGCATGGAAGCATAAGAAAGTTTGTAAATGCGCTTATAAGGAATGACGCAGAGGTAGTGCTGAGGCCCAGGTTAGCAAGAAGAACCGAAACACCTGCCTTTTCAAGAATTTGAGGGGTGTAGTATAGAACCCCATTTATGCCAGCAAACTACatgcaaatttgaaaaaaaaaaaaaaaacccagctaTTAACAACATAAATCACATTATGATTTTGGTCAAAATGAGAGAGCCAGGATATTAAACCCCACATAAATGTGGATTAGAATGGATTGAGaacttaaatttaattcaattaactgagagagagagcaaaagaTAACAAATGAAGTCATGGAGTACCTGCTGAAGTAATTGAATTCCAATCCCAACAAACAATGCATGCTTAACTCCAGGTTCAAGCAGAGCGGTCCAAATTGGAGCTTTTGTAGCTGTTTGAGATGGGTGAACCATTGCGGGTCCAACTGGATGCTGGTCCATAAGCTCCTTTGAATAAAGAGCAGGCTGGCTTACCAGAGCAGCAGCCTGGATGTACTCACCTTCTTCAGGAACATCACCACCAGGAAGCGAAACAAGAGACCCGCGTCGGGATCCAGGAACTCCTCCTTGGTGCAGATAAATCCTTTTAAATCCCCCTTCCTTCTTTCCATCCTCACCTTCCCTCTCAGACCATTTCCATGCCAACTGCCAACCCCCACCAATGCCAGTACCGTCAACTGCATCCCCAACTCCTTGCATTAGACTGCTATGCCGTCTCATGCTCAGAACACTGCCATGGGAAGTTGGGTGGGCCATATCCTTTTCCATGCTTGTTGTCTGGCGTGAGATTAGTGGACTCTGCAAATTGTCATCGGAATCCCCACCACCAGCCTCTGATGTGTAGCCCTCACCTTCTCTTTGTACACTCTCTTCATCCCATTGCTCAGTCCTAAAGTGAGGTTCTGCTGTACTAAACATGCTGCCAAAATTAGGGAAAAGCATGCTTCGCATGCTTCCTGTCTCAGGGAGCTTTTCATGAACACTACCAAAAAGAGTCACAAGAGGGTCCATAAGAGGCACGCCTTGGCTCACCATGCTTCCATGGCGTGATGCAAGAGCAAGAGAACTCTGTCCAGTAACGGGTTTAGCAACCCAGGAAAGGCCTTCTTCAGGTCCATATAACTTGATTTTGTCTTTATCAACAGTGGGTTCTTGACCATTAGCGAGTTCATCAGCAGGGCCTATTATGTACTCTTCTATGGATGTTTCACCCCCGATACCAAGACCTTCAGCCAGTAAAGCCATCTCGCCTGTGCATCATAGAAGCTTTAGCAACAGCCACATACGCGAGTTTTATAAGCTACTTGTACAAAAGGAGAAGCCTAAATTCCTACCATTGCAAATTCACCAAACAAAAAATCTGAATACtattaaaaacatttacatATTATGCTCAAGTTTATGGACACTGAATCCTGAAAAGAAATGACCTCTCAACAGTGAAATAGTTTTAGTCCCTCCTATCAAGTTAAGCTCCTCAGCAATTTAAAGTATAATCGGCAGATAAAGCTACATACCTCAACTTTCTCTCCAAAACAATTGGTCAGGTTTTAAGGATACCAAACAAGAATGTAAATTGATTGGAACTctaccattaaaataaaaaaaatggcctCCAACAATATGGTTTTCACAATTCCACAGAGACGATTGCTGAGAAAAACAGAATGACTCCCTCAAAACCACGTCAAAGTAAACTTACAGGACAGGGCAAGATTAGCATGCATCAAAAGCTTCTAGATTTATCATGTATAACAAAGAAGTCAAGTTGACCAATGAAAACATAGATGTTTAAGTTAGCTGCATGTGTAAAGTTGGGTACTTCAAAAATCTGTTCCCAGTGAATTACACATGCTGTCATCAGTCATGGAAATTCTTCAACATGCATTCAAGCTAATGATTCAAACAAACTACCATTTGAGTCAGCGAGATCCAGTATCTTGTCTAAAACAAGAAAGACCAGGCTATTCTCTCAGCCCTTAATCTAAATTTCTATACCTTCtttcagaagaaaaaagaaagagaaaaagaacagcAGTGAAAGAATAATGCGTGAACCTGAAACATCTTCCCTGCCACGCAATCTCTGGAGAACCCGCTTTGCCTCAAGCATCTTTCCTTTACTCACAAGCCATCGAGGAGATTCAGGCAAGTAAAACACTGTGAGTGCAAAATATAGTAAAGAAGGAATGGAAAGTATTCCAAGCATCAACCTCCAACTAGGTGAAGCTGTCAATGACATCCCAAAAATCATACAGTATGACAGAAACATGCCACCTGAACCAGCAAACTGAGGTAGAGTATTTAACATTCCCCTTATATCTGATGGGGCAGTCTCAGATATATAGACTGGAACAAGAGTAACTGCTAAACCAATGCCAAATCCATCTAACAGTCTTCCTATGCACAGGACGTAAACATTGGGCGACCAAAACATTACCAAACCACTGACAAAGTAGAGAATGGATGAGATTATTAGCATTGGACGCCGACCGAGCCAATCCGATATGGGTCCTGAGCATGTTGTGATAGCAGCTGCTCCAATAAGTGACATGGCCACAACAAGACCTTCCACACTTGCTTGCAACTTGAGGTCTTTATTGACGTAAATGATAGCACCTGAAAACATAGAAACAAGATTACAGAACTGCATCCATTCTCTAGTTCAACACCGAGACCTCTTATTCAACACCAAAAGTGCGAGATAAGAATAATATAGAAACAGCCAACTCATAAGAGAAAATGTTCTAACTGGAAGACCTGGAACCATCCGCCATTGACAACAAATCTCAATAGTTTCAATCTTTacaattttaagtttttaattttaaacattccCATCCAACATTTCTTGGTCCACATCAAAAGATTAAATAGATGAGAAATTTAAAGAGAAGTACCAGCAATGGTAGCATTATCCCATCCTTGCAAGAAGTTACCAATGCAAGCAGCAATAGCCACTAGTGCTGCTCCCTTCATGTTTTAACCAATGAATCAAGTCCTCAATTTCCAAGTAACCTGTAAAAAGACAAGAACCCAGATAAACCAATCAAACAACAAGCACCACAGATCCAATACCGtatctaattaataaattcaaacaaGCAATGAAAAAACCACACATTCACTCATTTAAGAAAGAAACACATGACCGTCCAAAATCATCAGCAAATAAAAGATTCAAGAAAGATGAGATTTTTATAGATTGCTTACCTCTTGAAGATGAGGTTCAGCTTGACACTGAGATACGGGGTTTTACAAGTAAACAAGGAACAAAAGCTGGTTTAAAAGAAACAGAGGAACACAGAACAGTGATCCTTAAAAGTAGAGCCTGATATCAGTGAATGATCTTGGATTGTAATAGTAAAAAGAAGCGAAAATATCAGGCAAAGTACGTTAACTGAACTGGCAGTTTTTCCACTAAGATACAAcaaatgacaaacaaaaaagaagacagGTTCAAAAAATGAGGAGAAGTGACTTATATACTCATAATTTGACAGATGGAGTGAACAACAAAGAACCCAGCTTTTAAGCTGACACTGATATTAGACCCCTTTTTCTCCCAACAACCCTTCAACGCTTACACCATACCTCTAAAAAATTCTCTCACCCACTtcattgagttaatttttttttttaaagttcctCTCATTGCTCCAGATACCGATTTCACCAGaaaaggttttgatttttttaaacggGGATAGATTTGAGGAGAAAAAATGTGTTTAGACTTTAGAATTCAAGAAATTGagtgaaaaaaggaaaatttcagTGAGCTGAGTAAAAACTAAAGAAGGGTCAGTCTGG from Populus trichocarpa isolate Nisqually-1 chromosome 5, P.trichocarpa_v4.1, whole genome shotgun sequence includes these protein-coding regions:
- the LOC7485658 gene encoding monosaccharide-sensing protein 2, translating into MKGAALVAIAACIGNFLQGWDNATIAGAIIYVNKDLKLQASVEGLVVAMSLIGAAAITTCSGPISDWLGRRPMLIISSILYFVSGLVMFWSPNVYVLCIGRLLDGFGIGLAVTLVPVYISETAPSDIRGMLNTLPQFAGSGGMFLSYCMIFGMSLTASPSWRLMLGILSIPSLLYFALTVFYLPESPRWLVSKGKMLEAKRVLQRLRGREDVSGEMALLAEGLGIGGETSIEEYIIGPADELANGQEPTVDKDKIKLYGPEEGLSWVAKPVTGQSSLALASRHGSMVSQGVPLMDPLVTLFGSVHEKLPETGSMRSMLFPNFGSMFSTAEPHFRTEQWDEESVQREGEGYTSEAGGGDSDDNLQSPLISRQTTSMEKDMAHPTSHGSVLSMRRHSSLMQGVGDAVDGTGIGGGWQLAWKWSEREGEDGKKEGGFKRIYLHQGGVPGSRRGSLVSLPGGDVPEEGEYIQAAALVSQPALYSKELMDQHPVGPAMVHPSQTATKAPIWTALLEPGVKHALFVGIGIQLLQQFAGINGVLYYTPQILEKAGVSVLLANLGLSTTSASFLISAFTNFLMLPCIGVAMRLMDIAGRRTLLLTTIPVLILSLIVLIIFELVTVSSVVNAAILTACVIIFICCFVSAYGPIPNILCSEIFPTRVRGLCIAICAMVYWIGDIIVTYTLPVMLSSIGLVGIFGIYAVVCAISWIFVFLKVPETKGMPLEVITEFFAVGAKQAAAKKE